The window GTATTAAACGtttctgctttacaaatattttttttaatatgaagggCGAGAATTGTTTCAGATTTGTGCAGTAATCCAACATGAAGCAACTCCTGCAGTTTGCATATGTGCAGGAGCTTGCTGTAATTGGAACCAGTTATTGCTGCTCATTCTTCTTGTGCAGGACGACTTGCTTTCTATCCaccatatttttttgcaaagtctgTAGTGTGAGGACCTGTTGGGTCCCTCTCACAGCTCTGCTTTCTGCACAGGCTAAATGAATCACCAtgacaaaactgatattttacagGTTAATATTTGGGTTTGCAAGGCATTTTGTGTAGACAATGTGGATTTTTATAAAGCAAGGCTAGGGAGGAATATATATCTTTCTGTCTGGATTTCAGTTTTGTTATATGGGACTTAGCTATTAAAAGGGATACTCTCCTTATACCTCCTCTCGTCGCAGCTGCCACTTCTGCAGCTCTTGCTGTAGGGGGCAATGTGGCAATTTTGTGTTGTCGCTTTCTTGTCGCTGATTCCGCCTCTTCTCCATAACTCGCAGTAGTTCAGGCTTACTGTGCAAGACAAGTCCTCTGCAAGAAGAGACATCAGGAGAATAAATTGTGCTGCAAATAAGACCTCCATCTAACTATGCCATATTTAGATAATTTTTAGAAAttctggaattattttttttctgtgaacattaacaatttgtaaatatattttgatcaTGTGGGAAAACAACAGATATGCACATACAAAAGCATTTTCACTTCTGTGTGGCTTGTATTTGATCTGGCAACCCTACCATACATTGACCTCAAAGAAGACAAAAAGCttcatgaataataaaaaattactggACAAACAGTGCAGCCTTTACTTTTTCCTCCAgttctgcactgaaatcccaacaAATGCTGTCAATCCTGCCTGTTGGACTGAAGACCTGTCCCCCACTGCACTGTGTCTTATTCCACATGCATTCATCGATATCTTTCCCAGCAAAACAATGCTGCTTCCTTGATTCCCAATAATCTGCCAATACTCTGCTCATATAAATAGGGCTCATGGGACATGTACATGGGAAAAAGCCTACACACTAGAAACAAAGCCCCCAGCAGCTGCTCCTGCAATCATTTTACCAGGCTGGTGATGGCATTACCGTGATTGAAAAAGCTAGTTTTACCACAAGAATAacgtaaaaaaaatagctgagaCATGCTCTAGAAGGGTTAGTGATCGGCTTGGGGATTGAATTAGGTTTAGGGATTGATGCAGGTTTAATTTAGGGATATAACTGGACATACACTGCAATTTGCACGATTTCAGgactgcaggattttttttaccagttcttcTCCCAGCCTTTTTTCAGCTGGTGCAGTTGAAAACTCCATACAGTCCTCTGAACTACATGCAGTAATGAACACGTCTTTGCATTATGATACGGTAAAGGGCTCTTGAAAACATACAGAATTTATCAAATATACCTTGTTTTAATTTAAGCACAAAACTGTTAAAATGTCAACAGTGTTTTCTTTCATATTTGGGTCACCCATAGGTAAGGTAGAGCTATTTGCTAATTTTAGGCAATAAGGAGTTttgaaatggtaaaaatgtagATAAACTATAGTTAGGCATGCAAATAAACAACtagaagcatggtggctcaaagtTTAGCACGattacctttgcagtgctaggtcccaggttggaatctcagccaggacactatctgcttggagtttgcaggttcgccctgtgtttgtgtgtgttttctctaggtactccggtttccacccacattccaaaaaaagttAATTGGCCATTCTCtaaatcagcggttgccaaccggtggtctgcgagaaaattttgggggtccacaactctggccggtgcacccccgagcagggtcaggagaaggacctcgctggggggaAGCACCAGCCAGAGGTGCGGACCATATCCCCAGTACAAATCCCTGGTTTAGGAAAGTGGGCAGGCTGTTTACCTGGacaaaaccccgcccactctcccatcgcaggtctgagcaggattatgccatcatgatgccactatggggaaggtttctccccctttgagtgacaccccgctccccgcacatgcgtggtcaggagccggtaattttagtggtccgtgggaccaaaaaggttggcgaccgctcttctaaattgaccttagacctaatgacatatgactatggtagggacattaaaatgtgagcctctttgaaggacagctagtgacatgactatggatagAAATAGTAGATGATATCAATATTAACTAAACATGTGAGGCTTTTAGCagtaaaggggaaagaaaaagtTCCCTGTATGATTTATTTGTGCTGATCCTCCGACCAGGAAAGCCTGGCTTTCACACATACTTCTTGTAGGTGAGCAGCAGTTCCCGGTGTAGTTCCTGATGGGTTCGAGATGACTTCGAGGGGTGGTCACTTTTATATGGAGGGATGAGTTTGGGAAAAATACTGATCGAGTCACGTGATCCTTCTTTACCTGCAGCTGTACAAAATGGAGAAGCAAAGGTCAGCAAAACATAGTACCAGTTTATAATGAAGACTACAAATCTTCATGAAGAAAAAATTGCCTAGCTACAAAGCTTTGGtggattttaatgtaaaatgtaatgctttcCTCTATTCAGCTTTAAAGCGACATTACAACAAATATACCAGACGAACATTCTCCGCAGTGGAAGTGATATTATACTCACCTC is drawn from Pyxicephalus adspersus chromosome Z, UCB_Pads_2.0, whole genome shotgun sequence and contains these coding sequences:
- the LOC140343335 gene encoding actin-associated protein FAM107A-like, with protein sequence MSQELWMWAKCQVLSSLRMPFGIRATLPVLRKAAGKEGSRDSISIFPKLIPPYKSDHPSKSSRTHQELHRELLLTYKKGLVLHSKPELLRVMEKRRNQRQESDNTKLPHCPLQQELQKWQLRREEV